GCACTGGCAATGCTGGGAGTTTGCCCTGCTGAATCCCTCTCAGGAATAAACCTCAAGTCTCATGTGTTACCTTTCCCAGGTCCAGTGCCAGCAGATTTGTTTTGTGCTTGAGATGACCCACTGTAGCCTCCTTTGCTGTAATCTCCAGCTGCCGTTCCCTGCGTTAAGTCATCATAGCCTGCCGGTGTGTACAAGACAAGGTGTTACAGTGtgcaagcagctctgcaggcactCCAGTGAAAAGCACAGTGACGAGCGTACCTGCTCCATAGCCGTGCTGCCCGTAGCCACTCGCCTGCTGGAAAGGAGTGGACGCGGTGTTCAGATTGACTCCGTGCTGCTTAGCAGATGCCGGAGGTACCTGGACAAAGGAGGATGGATAACAAAAGCCACTGTTAGCCAGGGAGCAGCGCACAAAAAGCAAGGTCCCTCTGCCATCTAGTGGGGAAGGCACCTCCAGCTCACACGGGAAATaactgggagctgggagcactgggatcACAGGGCAGGTGGCACTcactgctggagcagctctgtgcaAGCCACAGGTTTCCTGCTCGAGCTGCCCTTTCATGTGGCCTTTCTTTCCACTGCAATGCAATCGCATCTCAggctgcctttttctttcatactgACTGCAGAAAGCAAGTTCTTTGCCTTAAACCAAAACCAAGCAATCCCAGTGCTCTCCAGAATCAAACAAAATCAGCTCCTGCCTGAGGCTGTTTCATAAAACGTAGTCCCTACAGTGCCCTAAAACAGACTTATCTACCCTTCTGGCCTGGAGCATCACCTGTTCCCAAATAACTTCCTCCTGAGACTACCAGTGCTGCTCTACAGCTTCTTGGGGTCACCTTGCCAACTCAGCTTTGGGTCTCCCTTTGACTCTGCAGAAGCTCCTAAGGGTTTTCAGGAACACTACAAATCCATGAGCTGCAGTCCATTTACAGTAACCTGTGCCCATGAGTTCTGGCCTTTCACATTTCCCTCTTGCAGAAGGGACAGCAGAGGTATTTTCTCAGGCTTGCACAATGAGATCCTCTGCAGGATGGGGAAGAAGTAGGCCAGGTTTTGTGGAGAGAGCAAAATCAGAGGAGCATGAAGCAAGGGTTACAGTTGAAGCTGTCACACTTACAAACATGGTTGGCCCGTACTGGAATGCGCTGGGTACGCCTGGCACCCCGGCGTAGTAAGGGAGCCCGGTGTAGCTGTATCCCGGCGGCAGGGTCGGGTTGAGGAAGGGCTGCTGAGTCGTGTGGTGAGTCTGCGTCTGGTTCTGCTGCGGTTGGGCGAGCGTGGtagcaggagcaggggaggcGGAATCCCCACGGCCAAATTTTGTGACGTcacctgggaaggaaaagaCTGATCAGAAAGGGATCCAAGCTTCTCCATAAAGATCCTGAGTACACGTAAACTAACAAAGAGCACACCCTACACTTGGAAGGCTGCGGGTTTTTGTGACAACTCTCCTGGTCTCTATTCTTGACGGCCACAGGGATATTGCTCATGGCACAGAGCTCTGTGCCACGGCTAATCCATTGACAGAATGGAGACGCCGATACTTACCCATCTCATGCACACCAAGCAGATTGATTACTATCAAACCATTTCAATAAAATATGCTAAAAGCAGAACTATGGTAATTAGCCAAAGTGCAAATGGTTGTTGGGTTAAAATGTGACTCTCCTGGAGGTTAAACTGATTAGCCAAGCTTCATGGGCTGAGAGCAAGTTAAGATTTACAGGCGGTGATGGGCATATTTTTGTCAATGTCTGTTTATTTGTGAAGCATGACTAGTTAGATGTCCGGTTCCTCACACCACCAAAGTTCTGGAGACAGTAGCTGAAGGCCAGGAAAGCAAGGCTTGCATCGTGGACCACCTTATTGAAGAAGTAGGAAGGGAAATTGGTTATTAACCCAAAATCAGCCTCCCAAGAGAAGTGACTATGAAGCAGAAAACTCCAAAACACTTGCATTTTTCTGACAGCCTACAGAGCAGCTTGTtcgtatgtgatttttttttctttattttaaaggaggTAACACATCACATCTATCTCATTCCTGACCAGTACTTCTCCTCTTTGTCGGTTGCCAAGAGGAGTGACAACATTCAGTAACTGCATTATAGGGATCATAATTTATGGCTACAGTTTTAAGCTGTAATCAGATGGCAGtggaagaaaagcttttgttgaATATGTTGTATGGCATTACTGTCATCTTTGCACATTGATaactgaagaacaaaaatgaGGAAGAGTTTCTTAGACCACGTGCTTTTGGGAGCGAAGTCCATTAGACCTGAGGAGGGCAGGGGAAAACCTGCTAGAGGCAGCTCCTGGTGGGAACATACAAGTGCTAAAATAGCAGTAACCAAGCATGGGTTGCTGCTGAAGGGGCTCTAAAAGGATCTTAAAAGGGTTTATTCCAGTGCCAAAAAGGAAAGCCAGCCAGGTGAATTTCAAGGAAAAGACCAATTAAACTATCAGCTATTTTCTAAGCACCTGTATGTGCTTGGGAAAAGCACTAGATGACACTAAGATTTACATTTTGAACAATTTTACGCTTGTTCTCAAAGACTATCCAGCTTTATCCCAGAAGAGGTCATATATAAATTCCCAATCAAAACCATGAATAAAAATTCATGTAAAAGTTGATAGGGAGaagcttgtttttatttacttattttcagaTTGGTGGATTTAAATTGCCTAAAGAAGGGCAAAAAAGACTGCTCTCTCTATCAGCAACAGCAGGATGACCTGCCTTTAGAAACCAACACATCTCACTTATTGTCCTTGTCTTTAAATAGCACTCACCTGAGTATGGGTTGTTAGCAAGGCTCCCATCTCTGCCTGTCAAGGTTGCAGGAGCAGGGAATGTAATTCCGTAGTAATCCTTAAACATAGATGACATCATTTATTAACAGTTGTAACCATAACAGAGCTGAACAGCTCTTATACCTgaattataaaaacaagaattttaaaagtaagGAACAAGGGAAGCTAGTAAGGTCAGCTTCTGCCCAAGCTTCCAACAGAGCTCAAGATTTACCAGGATCctcaatttcaaaataaacctACTTTATGGACCCTTAATATCGTCTGCAATCACTTTATGTTGTAATGGCAGCTTCTGCCTCGCCTGCTGATACATCTAAGGGTGTAGAAGAAGGTCAGTTCCCACTCTGCTCAAAGGATATGACTAAAAGCTCTTCTCACCCAACCCTCAGCTTAGAGCTGTCATCTTCCAGCAAGACTGCACCTGGAAGAACAACAGACCCTGCAGGGTGCCAGAGACTTGGAGTCAGGACAGGGCCATGAAAATAACGTGGATGTAGTCTAAAGGTCTTGTACCATGCCCTgttctctaaaataaaaaacattaccTAGAAAAACGGAAcaaacttgaaagaaaactgGGGCAAAAGAGTTGCTACCTGATGACAGAGAAGATTATTTAAGCTATGTCACAGAAGACCATATAGATCAGTGGACTGCAAAGTGTGGTGCCCAAGACAATCCAGTGGGGTGCACGAAGATTTTTTTTGGTACCattaataacatgaaataaaaaaatgaaggggCTGGGTGATCAACCCCTCACCCCCTTCCCAAAGTGATAGGGGTACATGATCAAAAGAGGTGGAGAACACTGCCTTAGACTATGTTCTTCTAGGTCTTCTACAGAAAGATGGTCCTTACCCTGGCAGCCTTGCACTCTGAGGTAACAGAACACAccagcaaaaacaaagcaacgtttcattttctgttgggGTGAAGAAGTTGCCCTTCCCTCTCTGGGTGAGCTCCACCTGTGGGGCTGGTATTCCACCAAGCAGTTTTTCTCCTGATGTTCACTTACTCCTCACTATCCAGAGCTAGTTAATGCCTTCACCACTCCTTTCTACATTTCCATACATGCTCCAACACTTGAAAAgtatcctcctcctccacactCATCTCTGCAAATTCCCTGACACCTCAAATGCTTTCTCTGATTTAATTGCACCTTCCACCCTGCTGCAATTCTGCATCTCACTGCCCTGTTTTTTACACATCATCCTCCATCACCCAACATGAAATAACCTGGCAAAGACTTAAGATTGTGGGGACTTTGTGTAACTCGAAACCGCGCCGTATTTCATCATCCATCTCCATCATTTCATcatggagagctgccaggcagagaaggacctgggagtgatggttgatagttggctgaatatgagccagcagtgtgctcaggtggccaagaaggccaacggcatcctggcttgtatcagaaacagtgtgaccagcagggctagggaggtgatcgtccccctggactcggctctggtgaggccgcaccttgagtactgtgttcagttttgagcccctcgctacaagaaggacatcgaggtgcttgagcgggtccagagaagggcaacgaagctggtgaggggcctggagaacaagtcctacaaggagcggctgaaggagctgggcttgttcagccttgagaagaggaggctcaggggcgaccttatcactctctacaggtaccttaaaggaggctgtagtgaggtgggggttggtctgttctcccacgtgcctcgtgacaggacgagggggaatgggctaaagttgcgccaggggaggtttaggttggatcttaggaagaacttctttaccgaaagagttgttaggcattggaacaggctgcccagggaagtggtggagtcaccatccctggaagtctttaaaagacgtttagatgtagagcttagggatatggtttagtggggactgttagtgttaggtcagaggttggactcgatgatcttgaggtctcttccaacctagaaattctgtgtgtgacCCTTTCTTTCTCAAGTAATTTTGTCTCATCAACTCCAGCAGGAGTCTCTTAACAAAACACAATCACTTCCCTGTTGGAAATCTTAGCAGATCAATAGCACTTCCATCTCCTGCCAAGGAAAATGCCACAAATAACAGACATGCTAGCATTTTTCCCTATATACATTGCACAAAGTATAATCAAATTCACACAAGACGACGGTCTAAGGGTTGCACTTATTCCCACTGCCCCATTGATGGGGGGAAGCGCAGCAGTCATCCTGTCAGGGCCACAAATGCCTATCCCACCCATGCATGCAGACATACACAGAAGTCATAGAAAAATGGGAGTAAAATCTGGTTACATTTGAAATTCATGcctacccccaaaaaaaaaaatcagaaaagataCTCTGTTCTTCAAACATAAGTATCTCCTGCCCTACAGAAGGCGCATGGGACAACACGCTCAAAATCAAAATGGAAATATCAGGAATAGACTCAAACGGTGTGAAAGGACTGAAGAATAAGAAGTGACCTGGCGTTACAGGTTTAAGCTTCACCAAGCAGCACACAAGGcaacacaggcagcagctgaggatcAAGTCCCACCACCACTCAAGACCGCTACCACACATGCAAGCTACAAGGCAGCAGCAGACAAGGTGACGTACCCAAATAACACGAAGTCAGAATTTACAGTACCAACATACACATGAAGAAATGAacttaaatttttaaaagtatgcccaaaaagaaaaaaaagaaaaaaaaaaaaggaaaccccAATTCTCATAGGATCAGTGCCTCTTGCTACCAGAAGCTGCCAGACCATGACGACAACTGCTCCTGGACTTCTGCCCACTTTCACTTTCTAGATGTGGGCAGACTGGCACCTCAAACACCATCATTCCCACCTACTCTGATAAAATTCTTAGTACAAAATCCTGTGTCAAATTCAAAACACAACATACAAAAAAGATGGAAGAACCGGAATGAACAAATGAACAACCAACAGCAAAACCTTTGTGATACTCAGGCATTTATCCAGAAAGTTTGACACACTGAGAACAAACACTGGGGGGCATAGGATGGTCACAAGCATGGATATTCAACAAGATTTTTGCAAAAGGAAAACCTGTTTTACCAACAAAGCTTCTGTATCAACAAAGATGTtacagaaaaagcaggaaaaaagacTTCTtgaaatccttaaaaaaaaaaaaaaacaaaacataaacaacACAATGCAAATAAAGGGAAATGTACataaacagaaatacaaagagTATCAGAGCATTATATAAGCAAAATTGATTTGGGTAGGCAAGGaaacctgaaaataaaacccaagCAAAACAGTccatgaaaacaacaaaagggaaCCCTAAAACACTTCTGCAGCACGGCTGCCTCAACGGCCTCTGCAACAGCACTTTCATATCTCCCACACAGCCACACTGGCCCACAGCCAGGCTGACCTGCAACCAGGGCACCCCAACACCCCTAGAGAAGCGATGGGAAAGATGTGTGCTGTCTCCTGCCTGCTGAACGAGGGCACACCTCGCCTGGCTCCACAGAAGACAAGGAAAAGggcaaacagaaagcaaaactgaaaacgGAAACAGGGGAATTCTCTttggatgatgatgatgaaaggAAAGATGCAGTGCTGCATAAAGCTCGACGCACAGCAGCACCCTGACCATTACAAACACCTGCACCACCACATAGCCCCTACAGGCTCCTGCTCAGCACAACCCAAGAGCCACCATGCCTGGGCCAtcagccccaccaccaccagccaTCTACAGTGCCCTCCtggccctcctgctcctcctcacgCCTCCCGCCAACgccttctcctgcagccccctgcgcCTCCACGACAACGCCTTCGTCTGGGacagcctccagctcctccgcAAGATGGCTCCCAGCTCTACAGAGCCTTGCCTGCATCAACGCGCACTTTTTCCCTTCCCGGACATCCTTTTGGACACCGACAACACAGAGCAAGCCGCACACACCGCCCTCCGCCTCCTCCAACACCTCTTCAACATCCTCAGCAGTCCAAGCATCCCTGTGCACTGGCTCGACGCTGCACGCCACGACCTCCTCAACCAGCTCAACCACTACATCTACCACCTCGAGCGCTGCTTCCCAGCCGACGCCACGCGCCTCCACAGGCGAGGGCCCCGCAACCTTCACCTCAGCATCAACAAGTACTTCAGGAGCATCCAACACTTCCTCCAGAAACACAACTACAGCCCCTGCGCGTGGGACCACGTCCGCCTCGAGGCTCATGCCTGCTTCCAGCGCCTGGACACGCTGATACGGCGGATGAAGAGCCAAGCATCTCCCAGCCACTTCGGAAGCCATCTGCACCTTATGACTGCCCCCAGCCAACGCCAGTGGATGCCGAGCAAgaggcaccagctgcagcacagacagGGTCGGCTCAGCACTGCTCAGCCCTCCTCCAGCCACAAGCCCACGGCGTGAGGGAAACAGCCGTGACTGCGCTGAGGCCAGGCCTGGTCCTGGCTGCGGGACAGTGTATCCAGCCATGTGGCGTGCACCATGGACACTTCACTGCTAGGGGAGGGGGAAGACACAGCTATGTTGCATACCCAGGGGATGGCTGTGAGGCGATGGGGATACATGAATTTATTACCTGTGGGGCTGTGTTGCCTATCTGGACTGCAGCCTCTCCTGACGGAAGGGGAAGGCATCAATGGGCACTTTTTGCGGACTTGGACGTGTCAATGACTATTTATTGCAGAACTTTATTTATCAtgcctttgtttatttattccccttttttatttattcatcctTATTTATTTGCACTTAGTATTTATTCACtctttttctggaaataaagattttatattttataaaaaagacAAGAAGTGGTGGTCATCTCTCACAGGCGCCACAGGCAGAGTCGGGCTCCCTGAGGCCAGCAGAGCCTTGCTTCCTGCAGCCTGTCTCACTGACAGCCTCTGTCACTGGTTGAGGGCTCTGGGCTGCTAACTGCTACCACAGGGCTGTCGGGGAGCAGTGCCTCTCCCAAACCCACCAAGCCCATGGGCAATCTCCCACCAACACCAGACCTAATGGTGCATGCCTGCCCTGGAAACATGGCGCCTGCATCACACACTCCTTGTCTGCCACCGCCCACCTGCTCCCTTCCAAGTCCTCTGCCACTGCCACGGTGTGAAAGCCACCTTCATGTGCACCCCAAGACCAACACCCCATCATGACCAACCTTCTGGCGATGCCACGGGGCTGCTTGGGGCTAAAGAGGGAGGCAGGGACAAAGCGTACGTCACAGAGGAGAGGGGGGACCAAGCAAGACCTGTGGAGGTCTGGGCAAAAAGCTGCACCTCAGCGCTAACCAACAACACACAGGAATATCaaaaagacacacacaaaaaaaaacaccagatgCTCAGGAACTACTCGTTGTTCTCCTACAGCCACCACGGTCTCGCACTTCTTCATCCCAACACAACCTTAGTAAGCAAACAGCAGAATCCTCCAACACCACCACCCGTGACAGTCCAACCCAGTCAGCACAGAACAGCACAGCATCCCACACACCACCAGCTGCTCCTTTACCTTGACCACCATCCCAAAAACACTGCCCCAGCTGCTTTACCCCAACAAGTAAGCTAGGGCAAGAAAACAACAATGCCCAGTACCTCCAAGCTCCTCCTGGAGAGGGGAAAGAGGCCGTTCTCAATGCTGTCACACCACCTCCAATGTATCACTACTGCAAAGATACTGCTCTGGGCAAAAGGAAACAGATGTCGCTTGCAACTGAGAAGTGAAGGAACAAATGTACTCAGGCACACAACACAAGCCCTCCCacagcagcctccagctcctggtCATACCATAATCCTCCTCATGTTACTCCTAATCCTGCGATCCCACAAAGGAGGGCCTGACTGACTCTGTCTTGTgaggtagctgcagagagcaaccCTCCTCTTAAGAACAAAACATGAGAGAAACGCAGGAAATTCACAAATGAATTTCAAACTTCCAAAACTGAAAGATAAGTATTATCTTTATCATTAATGTGATAAAACACCAAAAAAGTGATCAGAGAGGTCACAGAATGTCCATCCCTAGAGATGCTCAAAAGTTTCGTTCAATAACTCCCTCGGGAAACTGAGGGAAACTACCCTCAGCATCTGAAAAGACTTATTCCAAAATACATCATACAAGAATTTCAAAACATGAAATGATGCACTGAGTCATTAAAAAACACggaaacagagaaacagagaagttCCTACAGTACAAGATG
This region of Anas platyrhynchos isolate ZD024472 breed Pekin duck chromosome Z, IASCAAS_PekinDuck_T2T, whole genome shotgun sequence genomic DNA includes:
- the LOC101796052 gene encoding interferon-like precursor (The RefSeq protein has 3 substitutions compared to this genomic sequence) — its product is MPGPSAPPPPAIYSALLALLLLLTPPANAFSCSPLRLHDNAFVWDSLQLLRKMAPSSTEPCLHQRALFPFPDILLDTDNTEQAAHTALHLLQHLFNILSSPSIPVHWLDAARHDLLNQLNHYIYHLERCFPADATRLHRRGLRNLHLSINKYFRSIQHFLQKHNYSPCAWDHVRLEAHACFQRLDTLIRRMKSQASPSHFGSHLHLMTAPSQRQWMPSKRHQLQHRRGRLSTAQPSSSHKPTA